The proteins below come from a single uncultured Carboxylicivirga sp. genomic window:
- a CDS encoding lipopolysaccharide biosynthesis protein: MGSVKQKTINSIIWNGIERFSTLFIQLVSTLIIARILTPEDFGIIGMLAIFTALGNVIIDSGFSQGLIRKSRITNDDLISVFAFNIILSIVLYLIFYFCAPLIAKFYNTPQLTLIARVSFLSFPINALSIIQQTVLQKELNFKKISKITISASILSGILGVLFAILLRNVWALILQILFFNTFKSILFWFFSTWRLKGKFSLSSIYDLGRFSFNLLLSGLVGVIFDNMYTLMIGKFYDSKSLGLYTQSKKIAELPALSISNVIQKVTYPSLSLFQTDLSKLKYNYRRIIQLAVYIISPICGFLIITAPDLFKMILGEKWNGAIFFFQMLCLIGVLYPVSSISINILKVVGKSSKLIQLEVIKKVVMALILIYTIRINLEAVVYGNIVYSLFAVLLNLYFCGKEIQLKIWEQLKDILPSYFLTIVISLIVYYLNQLIDFSNNILMILLMGLIYCLIWIGFSFIFKFDQYNELLKVFGFTKKSI; the protein is encoded by the coding sequence ATGGGGAGCGTAAAACAAAAGACCATTAATAGTATAATATGGAATGGTATAGAACGATTTTCAACATTATTTATACAGCTTGTTAGTACGTTAATAATTGCCCGAATATTAACTCCTGAAGATTTTGGAATTATAGGGATGCTTGCGATCTTCACTGCTTTAGGTAACGTTATAATAGATAGTGGTTTTAGTCAAGGATTAATAAGAAAGAGTAGAATAACCAATGATGATTTAATTAGTGTTTTTGCATTTAATATTATATTAAGTATAGTTCTTTATCTAATTTTTTATTTCTGTGCACCTTTAATAGCTAAATTTTATAATACTCCTCAGCTAACTTTGATAGCGAGAGTTTCCTTTCTTTCTTTTCCCATTAATGCCCTTTCAATAATACAACAAACTGTATTACAGAAGGAGTTGAATTTCAAGAAAATCTCTAAGATTACAATATCAGCATCAATATTGTCTGGAATACTCGGAGTATTGTTTGCCATATTATTGAGGAATGTCTGGGCATTGATTTTACAAATTCTATTTTTTAACACCTTTAAAAGTATTTTATTTTGGTTTTTTAGCACTTGGAGATTAAAAGGTAAATTTAGTTTGTCATCAATATATGACCTAGGAAGATTTTCATTTAACTTACTATTGTCAGGTCTTGTAGGCGTTATTTTTGATAACATGTATACACTGATGATTGGTAAGTTTTATGATTCAAAGAGTCTAGGTTTATATACACAATCAAAAAAAATTGCAGAATTACCTGCTTTAAGTATTTCAAATGTCATTCAAAAAGTTACTTATCCATCTTTATCCTTATTTCAAACTGACTTATCTAAATTAAAGTATAATTATCGTAGAATAATTCAGTTAGCAGTTTATATAATAAGTCCAATTTGTGGGTTTTTAATAATAACAGCACCTGATTTGTTTAAAATGATATTAGGAGAAAAATGGAATGGTGCAATCTTTTTTTTCCAAATGCTTTGTTTGATTGGAGTATTATATCCAGTTAGCAGTATCAGTATTAATATATTAAAGGTGGTTGGTAAATCTTCAAAACTCATACAATTAGAAGTAATAAAGAAGGTTGTAATGGCATTGATTCTGATATATACCATTCGAATTAATTTGGAAGCAGTAGTTTACGGCAATATAGTGTATTCATTATTTGCAGTATTATTGAACCTCTATTTTTGTGGCAAGGAGATACAACTAAAAATTTGGGAACAATTGAAAGATATCTTACCAAGTTATTTTCTGACAATTGTAATTAGTTTAATAGTTTATTATTTAAATCAATTGATAGATTTTTCAAATAATATTCTAATGATTTTACTTATGGGATTAATATATTGTTTGATATGGATTGGATTTTCATTCATTTTCAAATTTGACCAATATAATGAATTGTTAAAGGTATTTGGGTTTACAAAAAAGTCCATTTAA
- a CDS encoding CDP-glycerol glycerophosphotransferase family protein, with protein MITKIFKLFLGFFIYLINPLFKVKKNRWVLGSSAGKDFKEGAKYMLAFLNGIPNADACWITNRKIIKKEVNARGYRCYLNYSIKGLFYSLTAEFIGTSTSFGSDINYCFKKDSRKYIYFVHGMPHKKAIYDQPKRRMPSGSIGDRLYRKYVAGFKVSDIDYLTSTSDFYIPFLKSAFRSENVFTIGMPRNDSLFNNEMLDKEAFFEQHKEKFIITYMPTHRDYGNCEVSPFLFEHNPLANDFFRKNNILLLIKNHPNMATKVIDGKDLSNIIDISKSGFDAQTVISNTDVLITDFSSVWIDYLLLNRPIIFYFYDNYEVEDNETYFNIRNENIGSFCNDENELLYLLKKIFINYNSFQPSIETIKKHHKFMDGNSCSRLYDLVSGN; from the coding sequence ATGATAACTAAGATATTCAAGCTATTTTTAGGATTTTTTATCTATTTAATTAACCCTCTTTTTAAAGTCAAGAAAAACAGATGGGTACTCGGATCATCCGCAGGGAAAGACTTTAAAGAAGGAGCTAAATATATGTTGGCTTTTTTAAATGGAATACCAAATGCTGATGCTTGTTGGATTACAAATAGAAAGATTATTAAAAAAGAGGTTAATGCTAGAGGATACAGATGTTATTTAAATTACAGTATAAAAGGCTTATTTTATTCTTTAACTGCTGAGTTTATAGGTACCTCTACTTCTTTTGGTTCGGATATTAATTATTGTTTTAAAAAGGATTCTCGAAAATACATATACTTTGTACATGGAATGCCGCATAAAAAAGCAATTTACGATCAGCCTAAAAGAAGAATGCCATCTGGCAGCATAGGTGATAGACTTTATCGTAAATACGTTGCAGGTTTTAAGGTGTCTGATATCGATTATCTTACAAGTACATCTGATTTTTACATACCATTTCTGAAAAGTGCATTTCGATCAGAAAATGTTTTTACCATTGGTATGCCGAGAAACGATTCTTTGTTTAACAATGAAATGTTAGATAAAGAAGCTTTCTTTGAGCAGCATAAAGAGAAATTTATTATAACATATATGCCAACACATAGAGATTATGGTAATTGTGAAGTTTCACCATTTCTATTTGAGCATAATCCTCTAGCTAATGATTTTTTTAGAAAGAATAATATTTTGTTGTTAATTAAAAATCATCCTAATATGGCAACAAAAGTAATTGATGGCAAAGATTTGAGTAATATTATTGATATATCAAAATCGGGTTTTGATGCTCAAACTGTAATCTCTAATACAGATGTTTTAATTACTGATTTTTCAAGTGTTTGGATAGATTATCTTCTACTTAATAGACCTATTATATTTTATTTTTATGACAATTATGAAGTTGAGGATAATGAAACATACTTCAATATAAGAAATGAGAATATTGGTTCTTTTTGTAACGACGAAAACGAATTATTATATCTCTTAAAAAAAATATTTATCAATTATAATAGCTTTCAACCATCTATTGAGACAATAAAAAAACATCATAAATTTATGGATGGGAATTCCTGTTCTAGGTTATATGATTTAGTGTCAGGTAATTAG
- a CDS encoding LicD family protein — translation MDFSRIYPDVREQYDSPLKQSQAVMLRMLKILHFLCEKNDIKYFLTGGTCIGAIRHQGFIPWDDDLDIGMTRDNFNLFREKVVPHLPFDIFYQDIETDPYYTQCHHADARLRDKYSKYIHLDGEIINWHDGLQIDIFIYDKAFLPIKATNVITNYLIKKVYNNTEKRERILTYISKSIFEKLLVYNCNWMQDLGMLKRKFGKTYIYQKEIGEYLMVKFEDMEAYVLVGYDTILRRQYGDYMKLPPKEKRVSTHTVKVDPFNPCDHKEVLYWNERNK, via the coding sequence ATGGATTTTAGCCGAATTTATCCAGATGTGAGAGAGCAATATGATTCTCCATTGAAACAGTCTCAGGCAGTTATGTTGAGGATGCTTAAGATACTTCATTTCTTATGTGAGAAAAATGATATTAAATATTTTTTGACAGGAGGAACTTGTATTGGAGCAATTCGTCATCAAGGTTTTATTCCTTGGGATGATGATTTAGATATAGGAATGACAAGAGACAATTTTAATTTATTTAGAGAGAAGGTTGTTCCGCATTTGCCGTTTGATATTTTTTACCAAGACATAGAAACAGATCCATATTATACTCAATGCCATCATGCCGATGCTAGATTACGTGATAAATACAGCAAGTATATTCATTTGGATGGTGAAATTATTAATTGGCACGATGGCCTTCAAATAGATATATTCATTTACGATAAAGCATTTTTACCAATTAAAGCTACTAATGTCATTACTAATTATCTTATAAAGAAAGTTTATAACAATACTGAAAAGAGGGAAAGAATTTTAACGTATATCTCTAAGAGTATTTTTGAGAAACTTTTAGTCTATAACTGCAATTGGATGCAGGACTTAGGTATGCTAAAAAGAAAATTTGGTAAAACATATATATATCAGAAAGAAATAGGGGAGTATTTGATGGTGAAATTTGAAGATATGGAAGCTTATGTACTTGTTGGATATGATACCATACTTAGAAGACAATACGGTGACTATATGAAATTACCTCCAAAGGAAAAGAGGGTTTCAACACATACTGTCAAAGTTGACCCATTTAATCCTTGCGATCATAAGGAAGTACTTTATTGGAATGAAAGAAATAAATAA
- the ispD gene encoding 2-C-methyl-D-erythritol 4-phosphate cytidylyltransferase, producing MNIAVILAGGSGQRMSSDCPKQFIKVAGKMIIEHTIDVFQTHKRIDEIIVVSNSLYISDVQNIVLKNKLNKVKKILQGGQERYHSSIAAIQSCERLDQSTNLIFHDAVRPLVSHRIIDDCIDALEDYNAVDVVIPTVDTIIEASENNNIANIPNRNKLRNGQTPQAFKLKTINEAYQLALADPNLTTTDDCGVVKRYLPEEPIYLVDGESFNMKLTYKEDLHLMDKIFQLKTHKVDQQTINEDVKLELKDKVIIVFGGSYGIGNEIVNICNDFGVKVYSFSRSQNNTDISNIEHVRNALKHVYEIHKKIDYVVSSAGILVKEALCNMDYDSIVDSVNINLLGSIIVAKESYAFLKESAGSMLLYTSSSYTRGRSFYSTYSATKAAIVNLVQALSEEWLEDNIRINCVNPERTKTPMRVTNFGIEPNNSLLDPKEVAVASINTLMSCLTGEVIDVKIKK from the coding sequence ATGAATATTGCAGTAATATTAGCTGGAGGAAGTGGACAAAGGATGAGTTCTGATTGCCCAAAGCAATTTATAAAGGTTGCTGGTAAAATGATAATTGAACACACTATTGATGTATTTCAAACTCACAAAAGAATAGACGAAATCATTGTTGTGTCTAATTCGCTATATATCAGTGATGTTCAGAATATTGTGTTAAAAAATAAACTAAATAAAGTAAAAAAAATCTTACAAGGTGGACAAGAACGTTACCATTCAAGCATAGCGGCCATTCAATCATGTGAACGTCTGGACCAATCAACAAATCTTATTTTTCACGATGCGGTTAGACCTTTAGTTAGTCATAGAATTATTGATGATTGTATTGATGCACTTGAAGATTATAACGCTGTGGATGTGGTAATTCCTACTGTGGATACGATAATAGAAGCATCTGAAAACAATAATATTGCGAATATCCCTAATAGAAATAAGTTAAGAAATGGACAAACACCTCAGGCATTTAAGCTTAAGACCATAAATGAAGCATATCAGTTGGCTTTGGCAGATCCAAATTTGACAACGACTGATGATTGTGGTGTCGTTAAAAGGTATCTTCCTGAAGAGCCTATCTATTTAGTAGATGGTGAGTCTTTTAATATGAAACTAACATATAAGGAAGACTTACATTTAATGGATAAAATCTTTCAACTCAAGACTCACAAAGTAGATCAACAAACAATTAATGAAGACGTTAAACTTGAATTGAAAGACAAAGTAATAATTGTTTTTGGTGGGAGTTATGGTATTGGAAACGAGATTGTTAATATTTGCAATGATTTTGGTGTCAAAGTTTATTCATTTAGTAGATCACAGAATAATACTGATATCTCAAATATCGAACATGTTAGAAATGCCCTTAAACATGTTTATGAAATACATAAAAAAATTGATTATGTAGTTTCTTCTGCAGGTATTCTGGTTAAAGAAGCTTTATGCAACATGGATTACGACAGTATAGTAGATAGTGTCAATATAAATCTTTTAGGATCTATAATAGTTGCCAAAGAAAGTTATGCATTTTTGAAAGAATCCGCTGGTTCAATGCTATTATATACATCCAGTTCTTATACAAGAGGCAGATCTTTTTACTCTACTTATTCCGCAACAAAAGCTGCAATAGTTAATTTAGTTCAGGCTTTAAGCGAAGAATGGTTAGAAGATAATATAAGGATCAATTGTGTTAATCCAGAAAGAACTAAGACGCCAATGAGAGTAACAAATTTTGGAATAGAACCTAATAATAGCTTATTAGATCCCAAAGAAGTCGCAGTTGCCTCTATAAATACGCTAATGTCTTGCCTGACAGGAGAAGTGATTGATGTTAAAATCAAAAAATAA
- a CDS encoding Wzz/FepE/Etk N-terminal domain-containing protein has product MSEKVKEIALEEDEIDLIAIAKTIWEGRKTIIKSVIVFTILGFFVAIFSPKEYVAKGIFVPQVTDAKSSGGGLSGLAAMAGISLGSGGQSAEISPAIYPQVIAGTSFCKELMQTKIKVSDVSEEVTFFDYFTEVKSPSILENIKKYTIGLPGLIKSAILPKKVSNLGNDIETGVEILSEDEYKIKQLIGDILSLEVDDKVGTVSISAKMPEAYAAAQVAKRAQNLLQKYVTDYKISNAQKDLNFVEERFADKEKEFYLAQEELAKYADQNKNITSAYIKAQYDRLSADYQLKFNIYNELAKQLEQAKIKVTEDTPTFNIIQKVTIPNKKSAPNRILILIGFIFLGFVAGTGYHFVKYLVDDIKERWNFIEDMQ; this is encoded by the coding sequence ATGTCTGAGAAGGTAAAGGAAATTGCCCTGGAAGAAGATGAAATAGATTTAATTGCAATTGCCAAAACCATATGGGAAGGGCGAAAAACAATAATTAAATCAGTTATTGTATTCACGATACTTGGCTTTTTTGTAGCCATCTTTTCACCAAAGGAATATGTAGCAAAAGGTATTTTTGTCCCTCAGGTTACTGATGCTAAATCTTCCGGGGGAGGCTTAAGTGGATTAGCTGCTATGGCAGGAATAAGTTTAGGAAGTGGTGGACAAAGTGCCGAAATATCGCCGGCTATTTATCCGCAAGTAATCGCAGGGACCTCATTTTGTAAAGAGTTGATGCAAACTAAGATAAAGGTTTCAGATGTTTCTGAGGAAGTTACTTTTTTTGACTATTTCACTGAAGTTAAGTCTCCTTCTATTCTTGAAAATATCAAAAAATATACAATTGGATTACCAGGTCTTATTAAAAGTGCAATTCTACCTAAGAAAGTATCTAACTTAGGTAATGATATTGAAACAGGAGTGGAGATACTTTCTGAGGATGAATATAAAATCAAACAATTAATAGGTGATATTCTCAGTTTAGAGGTAGATGATAAAGTCGGAACTGTAAGTATTTCTGCCAAGATGCCTGAAGCCTACGCTGCAGCTCAGGTAGCAAAAAGAGCCCAGAATTTATTGCAAAAATATGTTACAGATTATAAAATCAGCAACGCTCAAAAAGATTTGAATTTTGTAGAAGAACGATTTGCTGACAAGGAAAAAGAGTTTTATCTGGCGCAGGAAGAATTAGCAAAATATGCAGACCAAAACAAAAATATTACATCAGCGTATATTAAGGCCCAGTACGATAGATTATCTGCCGATTACCAATTAAAGTTTAATATCTATAATGAGCTTGCAAAGCAATTAGAACAAGCAAAGATTAAAGTAACAGAAGATACACCAACATTCAACATTATTCAAAAAGTCACAATCCCGAATAAAAAATCAGCTCCTAATAGAATCTTAATTTTAATTGGTTTTATTTTTCTTGGATTTGTTGCTGGAACAGGATATCATTTTGTTAAATATTTGGTTGATGATATAAAAGAACGTTGGAATTTTATTGAAGATATGCAATAG